The Rhopalosiphum maidis isolate BTI-1 chromosome 2, ASM367621v3, whole genome shotgun sequence genome segment tattttattttaaacaatacgttataacttaaaaatattaatattctctgtatttaacttatatttgttTAGGTATATCGTTCAAGatcatttgtttttctttaatattatccatCATAGAGTGCtaagttgttataaaataaccaGTGATAAGTGTGTTTCTTCGGCGGTAAACATATTCATTTTGTCTTAAtcacacaatattaaataaatgtatttttgtatattttattctgtttcaTACTGATGCGGAGGGTGGTGaatttcctaaaaataaagttgccaataggtatattaatagttatattttttagtaaacaatatatattttcaactaaTTGATTGTCttactatttatttgaataaacttGGTATCCATGTTAAGCTCATTGTTGAATCGTATTTTGGATCGTGCTTCAActgcaattttaaattgaactaTTGAAGTATAAAGTATGTTGTAGGtatgattattataggtataattataatatattatggtaagaaaaatgaataataataataataataatacatgaatcTTTAGTTttcttctattattttatctactaagaatataattttcttctgTATTAATCATCACGTTTTAAAGAAGAAAATATTCTCAGAACTTTGACGAGGGTGGTTTCTAGGCTCTAGTGTGATAACGTTAGAATACATTTATGTTGCAAAAGCTATAGTttacgtttaaatatattttgtttatagttttaattattctgaaatgaataatgattgcaatttgaaactttttcaaatacatacacacatatatatatatgtgtgtgtgtattagaatgttgataaaagtttaaaattttaatacattgctccttataagtttttcttacagatgaattcaaaaatatcgaaaatacgTAAAGATAGCTTTtattaaaagattattaatttatattttaataagaatggatatttaaatgaaaaattacaattttcttcAAACCTTGACAATTATGTCgtactttaataaatgttgattgtagtgaataaaaacattttatcattgctaataaaaatatttagattcatttttagctatatttttatcacgaATCTATTCAGACTATTCCAAACGGTACTAATCTATAAATGATATGCTAATATTCTATGTTTCCGTCGTTCggcgaaattaaaaaattgcttaatatttagtatactataagcaatagtataaaatatcaagttaataaattttcattagaatatttatatggcaattatttttcgtatttgaaatacatttaacattaagAACATCTTTAGAAATGTTAACGATGTGGCTATTTTTCACTACGTTTTTaatgaagtataataaaatatacaaatataatactcaCGGAAATTCACGCCGTAGAATAAGATAcaaatcagaatttttttaatccaaaCATTTTTGATGATGAATTCTGTATCTGTAAACTATATtcgctttatattttaatcatgggAATGCATTaaagttaaacaatattatacgttatatatgTTACGGTAAATTATGTACATGAAAATTACGTAATTAACCGGGAATTATCGTaaacatatatacaaaatggAGATTTTCGATATTCACCGGTTAATTGCGATATTTACCAAACAAATTggtaaatattgtgtataatacctactaaaattCGACTATAACACaacttttatgtttttctgCTGTACAGTGTTAGATTAGGTAGATTTCtagtatctaaaaatatgtttttgcgCAAGATATCTGATAATCATTACCTAAAGATTAAAGGTATAAGTAATCGATAATCAAGTCCAGTATGAagttttatcttataattagaaaaaccaatataattaattgtataaatgaaGTAggtataagaataaattacaCTAGTCTGTGTTGAAGACACTATCGTAATTGTCATTTGGCGTATATGTTGTTTAGCGTATTGTTTTTtcgtattaataacttatatatacattttttctttttttttttttaaaggaaatattttattttatttaatatttaaaaatggatgAAAACGTTATGAAGAAAAAatttgatgatattatatcttctataattacacaaaaacgtgatgacaacaaagtatttttaagttcataTGAATACGACTGtcgtttgaaattaaaaacatcaaagTTGGCTTTAAATACAATTGGTATGAAGAAGACAATAAAAGATTATAGAATAGTACGtaaattcgatattttaactatgaatGGAAAAGATAAACTCATCAAACCTGTAATTAATGATACCGTACTATACTATGTGACAAACGATGAATTATTTGGTATTCTTCATTCGACTCATTCCGCAATTGGCCACGGTGGAAGAAATCGAATGAGCGCTGagcttaaaatgaaatattgtaatattacaaatgaaacaaaaatggTACATTTAAGTCTTTGCGTATACtgtcaaaaaaaatcatccaATCCGAAAAGAGGACTGATTTCAAAaccaattttacataatgtcTTTAACTCTCGAGCACATATCGATTTGATTGATATGCAATTAcagtgtattaataatttctgttTCATAATGAATTATCATGATCATCTTACAAAATTTGTTGTGTTAAAACCTTTGATAAGCAAACGCGCGGAAGAAATTGCTCACAACCTATTCGACATTTACACAACATTTGGAGCTCCGGTTATATTACATTCGGATAATGTGCGTGAATTTGTGAACTCAATAATAACtgaattacatttaatgtGGAGTGACGTTAAAATCGTCCACGGAAAACCTCGGCATAGCCAAAGTCAAGGTTCCATAGAAAGGGCAAACAGAAATGTAGAAGACATGCTTGCCACTCGGAtggcacaaaataatataaaggacTGGCAAAATGGCttgaaatttattcaatttcagAAAAATCGCGCTTTCCATTCAGgcactaatttatattataattaacttaacctatttatacttaaatcaagtttaaattttgtttttctgtaCATGGTAGTTtgcatacctataatttttactatattaatattaaatatattattatgtattattattattatataggtattggtAGATCACCGTATGAAGCGATGTTCGGATGTCTTACAAGAGTAGGATTAGCCTCAATTGGTATTCCAACAAATGAAATTGAAAGTTTGTGTACTGAGGAGGATATAAAATAGTGATGAAAAcactgaaaatatttcaagtctAAGTGATGAATAtcgtaaaaattttattaaagatgAAGCAAAACttggtttgatttttttatataatttttctcgttaaatacaattaaaaacatttaaaatattttagttaacgagtgtcaaaacaaaataatgaatgaaCGAAAAAATCAGTCtcatatttgtaaaaacaagCGGAAAATATGTTAAAGTCATCACCATCTCGATTTGATCCACTCGAAATAGGTTCAACCGTCAGAGTATATATACCAGATGTAGATCGTGCTCGCGGAGCTCCGCGTAATTTATTAGCGGTCGTTATACATGTCGAAAATGATCTTTACAAATTATGTGAGTACCCACATATAATTGCGGGGTATCcccgtaccactccactccgcgcatctataaactttaaatacttataacccATAAACTAgtaaactactcgccctaaatttcatttttatgtataaaaatactcagaaaattattttactttggaatatgaaatgaaaactatgttgtcattcaaaaaagtaaaaaacttaacaaatataattttttaataaaaacgttgtttttttaacaacttgaaactatgtaaaaaaatgtttttgaaaacatgaaaactttttaaaataatgagtgttttatgataaaagaatcactcaatatcgtaattttatatatttttgtttaatagtgaataaatatatttacatttccaAACATGATTAATAAGTTtgcataatttgattattaaatacaataaaaaacaattatcaattttgtcaaattctggtttttctacgtttaattctaatttttatttatttattttttgtttttcccagtaaatattttgaaaattactaagattttttttattttgacctcatcaaaatataaactagaTCCAATTAACTATCATAAATCAACTCAAAATTGaagatgtaattattattttttcaacaaccaatcgtgtatattttattaaatatatatattatacaaaacaaaaatactcccatctttgtaaaatcaatacatttttcaatgataagcACAAAATCTAAGAATGATtttcgtatttaaaaataaattaataaacacatataaaatataaattttatatttatgtataagtatatatttgtttaataaaatagttcaattgaatataatacttacCAAAAATTCAACATAAATTGACGggtttcaaatatttgatataatattgggTGTAAAATGAATAAGTGTTTAAACTTCAAcgacgataatatatattgtaacacGATTTAAACATCAAAACACTTTTAATATACCACGTTAATACTACGtcatacaacatttttaactgaGCAGTTGTAAgactgtataaatattacgtatgatgtatagtttttcttattaatgcttctcttttaatactttaatatctatttagtTTGAATATTCGATTCAAAAacaagaataaaatttaaaataacctaCTAGAAAACATGACTACTAATCAATATcacgttaaattaaaataataatatgtaaagttTGCGTTGTGAATcactgtgtaaaatattacttttgaatatttttatatggtttcagctatatatttaaatattatatcactgaGGAAtgtttgaagttaaaaatagtctatttttttagacaaatgtaaatttataaaaaatctgaATGGAGACACCACTAAATATtcgtacttaatattaatcagcattaacctactataatattataacatagtattgccaaatatatttattcataaaataaaaaagtttatataattaacaatattccaTAACTGATAACTAGTATAGTAGAAAAAaggaatattattaagaaaaacagctataaaaataatattaaactatgtattatttacacttAAAGTATTCtttgatacttttttaaaaacaagatatgtacattgtatttttttgattttaagtaaagtaaaacataacaataaaatatattattttaaatgataattattatatcatatagttaaatatatataatagtatttatacataataaccaTGATAAtcgatattaataaactaaatgtagataggtaattaaaaaaaaaaaaaaaatggaagcAAAATTGTACAACTTTTTgactagataatattatcattataatgttCTTATTTACATGACGTATAGTTTACAGCGTATGCTATCTTGAGCACTATTGTTCATTGGTATCGAAATGTGTGCAACCGTGTATTATGCATTAGTATCGATGTATGGATAGGAAGTATCGATGATGGAAAAATCTGCTCCACAAAACGATTACATTTtccagtattatattatgggtgATATGATGTAGGatcttcataaaaataaattactgatttatcatcaaattcctCGTTCACACctgaaacataaattatttcacataAGATGATGGTGGTGAAAACTACACAAAACACCGTATATATCGCATaacgagtaaaaaatattaatttttttttctatataatttagatatttcagAAACAACgacaaattatttcaatattatgaatagaACCTAccgtagtatatattatatgacattcACCGTAGCGCAACACAATCGGTTAAATCATTTGATCCAGTTTTCCTTGATCATGTCGGCCGCTTTCTCACCGATCATGAATGTTATCGCGTTGGTATGACCGCCCGGTATGAGTGGTATGATAGACGCGTCCACTACCCTGAGCCCTTTAACGCCGAGCACCCTTAACTTTGGATCGACCACGGCGTCCGGGTCTGAAGCCGGTCCCATCTTGCACGTGCCCACCTGGTGGTGAAGGTTGGTGGTTAACTGCCCGATGGAACATCCCCAATATGCGTCTGACCCGAACGGTTCGTGTTCACAGCCCGGGAACGGCACTGACAACAGCGTAGATCCGTATTTTTGGAAGGCTTGGGTTTTGCTTATCGCGATGGCCTGCAATATGATTACCAGAtgatgtgaaaaataaaaaaattaaaattaaaacaaatgttaagaaattttttactatagttgtatattattatgatctatGGAATCACATTtagaatttcagttttttagtaatataaaacaaacgtttttattttaaattgttttttaattt includes the following:
- the LOC113552505 gene encoding KRAB-A domain-containing protein 2-like; its protein translation is MDENVMKKKFDDIISSIITQKRDDNKVFLSSYEYDCRLKLKTSKLALNTIGMKKTIKDYRIVRKFDILTMNGKDKLIKPVINDTVLYYVTNDELFGILHSTHSAIGHGGRNRMSAELKMKYCNITNETKMVHLSLCVYCQKKSSNPKRGLISKPILHNVFNSRAHIDLIDMQLQCINNFCFIMNYHDHLTKFVVLKPLISKRAEEIAHNLFDIYTTFGAPVILHSDNVREFVNSIITELHLMWSDVKIVHGKPRHSQSQGSIERANRNVEDMLATRMAQNNIKDWQNGLKFIQFQKNRAFHSGTSIGRSPYEAMFGCLTRVGLASIGIPTNEIESLCTEEDIK